The nucleotide sequence CATCGGGCGTATCGACTGCGACTCCGATGGTGTAGTATTTCTTCACGATGATCTCTTCCCGTTCCTCATCGACAGAGGCGTTGAGCATAGGGTGTTCGGCGAGCGCATGAATGACGGCCTTCATGAAAAAAGGCAGAAAGGTCAGGTGGACGCCCTTTTCGCGCAGGGACCTCTTCTCCCTCTCCCTAAGATCCCATAAATCTGTTATGTCGGCTTCGTCCATGCCGGTCACGAACGCGGTTGTCCTCTGGGAGATGATGAGATTCTTCGCGATCGTCCGCCGTATTCCCCTCAGGGGAATCCTCTCGGAAGGGCCGTACTGGTCTTCCGGTTTCGGCTCTTTCTTGGATGCTGCCATAACATCGTCTTTCGTAATGCTGCCTCCGGGGCCAGAGCCCTTCATCCCCTCTATGGCGACCCCGAGTTCTTTTGCCATAGCCCTGATCGCAGGCGTCGCAAGAACCGCCATTTCTTCCTCAGGCAGAACCCCGACGACGGAGACGGATCTCGGTCTCTCTTCCTTTGCCGGCTTCTCCTCTTTCGGCCTCTCTTTCTCTACCGGTTTCACTTCCACGGCCTTCTCTTCGGTCTTTTCACCCTCTTCGAGAATAGTCATGAGGACCTCGCCGACCTTTACAATTCCCCCCTCTTCCTTATTCAGCTTGAGGACCTTTCCTTTCTTGGGAGACGGCACCTCCACAACCGCCTTGTCCGTTTCTAACTCGAGAACAGTCTGGTGCTCTTCTATCTGGTCGCCTTCCTTGACGACCCATTTCCTGATCTCGCCCTCTGTAGTCCCCTCACCCAGATCCGGCAGCACAAATTGAAACGGCATAGAGCCTCCTCGTCCTTGCTTTTTTTCTCGTTTCTGCTTTAATCAGTAAAAGAATAGCATGGAGCATGACCTCAGTCAATTTCGCTCCCTTGAAGGGAGAAATGGAAGAATGGCAAAGGCACTGTGGTATAATCGTGAAAAATTTGTCTGGAGGGAGCCGACCATGAGGGGAAGAGCTGTAAGATTTTTATCCGTCCTCTTTGTTCTCCTGATCCTGACCCAGTCTCTCTCGGTCCCGAACGCCGCTTCCCGGGATCAGAAAAACTTTCTCTGGAAGGTGACGACAAAGACCGGCACCGTTTATCTGCTCGGTTCCCTGCACTTTTTTCGCAGTGAAGACTATCCACTCGATAAAGGCATCGAGGATGCCTTCGAGAGGTCCGGCGTTTTGGCAGTCGAGGCGGACGTCAATGACATAACGCAGATAGACATCTCACAGCTCGTAGAGAGCGCTCTCTATCCCGACAATGACAACCTCGAAAGGCATATCTCCCGGGAGACCTATGAGCTCACGAGAAGGGAATTCGAAGGACTCGGTTTTCCCATCGAACTTGTGAAGAGGCAGAGGCCCTGGTTTCTCGCTTTGACCGTGTCAGCCCTTGAACTCGTAAAATTAGGATTAGACCCGAATTCCGGCATCGACATGCACTTCCTTTCTAAGGCCAAGGGGAGGAAAAGGATCGTCGAACTCGAGAGTCTCGATTATCAGATCAGGCTGCTTTCGGGATTCTCCGATTCCGAACAGGAACAGTTTCTGTTGTATACCCTGAACGATACGAACGCCGTCAGGGAAGAGACGGATGCGCTCGTGCGTGCGTGGAAGAACGGGGATGTAAAAGGACTCGAATCGGTGCTCGCAAAGTATGCGGGGAGGAACGGGCTGACCTCTTCCGTTTATGACAAGCTCATTTACCAAAGAAACAGGAATATGGTCACCAAAATCGAGGATTACCTGAAAACAGGGGAGACTTCTTTCGTTGTCGTGGGGGCCGGACACCTCGTCGGGGATAGGGGAATTGTCGAGCTGCTCAAGCGGAAGGGGTATCATGTCGAACAGTTGTGAACTGCTCGGCTTGTCCCTCTGATCTCAATACTTCAGGACCTCTCCGATACCCTTCCTTA is from Thermodesulfovibrionales bacterium and encodes:
- a CDS encoding dihydrolipoamide acetyltransferase family protein, with amino-acid sequence MPFQFVLPDLGEGTTEGEIRKWVVKEGDQIEEHQTVLELETDKAVVEVPSPKKGKVLKLNKEEGGIVKVGEVLMTILEEGEKTEEKAVEVKPVEKERPKEEKPAKEERPRSVSVVGVLPEEEMAVLATPAIRAMAKELGVAIEGMKGSGPGGSITKDDVMAASKKEPKPEDQYGPSERIPLRGIRRTIAKNLIISQRTTAFVTGMDEADITDLWDLREREKRSLREKGVHLTFLPFFMKAVIHALAEHPMLNASVDEEREEIIVKKYYTIGVAVDTPDGLMVPVVKDAVKKTILELALEIQELSEKARERKIKLEEMKGNTFTITNYGHFGGTFATPIINYPDVAILGTGKISEKPWVRNGEIVIRKILPLSLTFDHRVTDGVDASKFLTKVIGYLEDPALLFIESA
- a CDS encoding TraB/GumN family protein, whose product is MAKALWYNREKFVWREPTMRGRAVRFLSVLFVLLILTQSLSVPNAASRDQKNFLWKVTTKTGTVYLLGSLHFFRSEDYPLDKGIEDAFERSGVLAVEADVNDITQIDISQLVESALYPDNDNLERHISRETYELTRREFEGLGFPIELVKRQRPWFLALTVSALELVKLGLDPNSGIDMHFLSKAKGRKRIVELESLDYQIRLLSGFSDSEQEQFLLYTLNDTNAVREETDALVRAWKNGDVKGLESVLAKYAGRNGLTSSVYDKLIYQRNRNMVTKIEDYLKTGETSFVVVGAGHLVGDRGIVELLKRKGYHVEQL